The stretch of DNA TTTTGAAAAATCTAAAAAGTTAGGTGTAACTAAAAGTTTAAATAAACCGATTACATAATATTAACTATCGATAATATGGTGAATTATTATGGCTGAAAAAGAAATTAAAGTTGTGGGCATGCACTGCCCATCATGCGTAAATGCTGTAGAATTATGTCTAAAAGATGTTGATGGAATCGAAGATGCAAAAGCTGACCTCGATTCTGGAATCACCACAATTACAATGTCCAGTGACGTAAGTGATGCAGACATTAACGAAGCAGTTGAAGAAGCTGGATTCAAAGTAGAATAATCATTCTACTTACTTTTTATTTTTTTATAGAACTTTTTCAAAATATTTAATATTTCACTATTGTTTTTGCCAACCAAAAGATTATGCCTAACATTATCAAAAACAATTACTTTAGAATCTTTTATCTTATTTTTTAACTCCATTTGCGTATCCGGCAAAGTAAGTTCATCATATTTACCCACTAGAATCAATGTAGGAATGCTGATTTGAGACAGCTTATCTTCAACATTGAAATCCGCACATGCATCAATTGCTTTGATATAAGCCTGAGGATTAGCATTTTGTGAAGCGAATTTCTTTAACATTTCAATTTCCGCCTCATTACCCTCAATAACATCCGGACACAAAACCATCGGTAAAAT from Methanobrevibacter sp. YE315 encodes:
- a CDS encoding heavy-metal-associated domain-containing protein is translated as MAEKEIKVVGMHCPSCVNAVELCLKDVDGIEDAKADLDSGITTITMSSDVSDADINEAVEEAGFKVE